One Coffea eugenioides isolate CCC68of chromosome 2, Ceug_1.0, whole genome shotgun sequence genomic window, TACGTTTTCgtgaatacatttttcaattattttttatcttatatatatcaaatgGTTATAATacattttctataaaaactccAGTAATCCAAACACAACCGTACTTTTTTTAATTGGTCCAAAACTAGGATCTTTGTTCGGGTTTCAATAGTTTTTCTGGTTCTATTTTTGTCGATTGAAGGCTTGGGTTTGTTGGGAAGGATAGTTCTTTGTCCTACCAAGTGACTCCCAACTCGGCCCTTGGGCTGAATGTAGTTGGGCTCAAGGCGTACACTCCTCAACAATAAACATTGGAAACGAAGCCCTCGTCAGTTGACAAGGAGCAGAGCTCCTTGCAATTTGGACTGAACCGTATGCTTTCAAAAgcaaattttcattaatttatTCCCAACGCTCAGCCTCCCGACGTTAGCCATTAGTTTCTCTTGTTAGAGTCTGCAAAAGCCTTCTGCTTTCTTATTTTGTAGTcgattcttcttttccttcatcACAACATCTTATCCAATCCTTATTTTCCTTTGTCACAGCTTCTTATCCAAGTAAACCATAGACTCAAGTTAAtaacagaagaaaaaaaaatcaaataggGACAATACCAATAATAATAGAATCACAAGCATGCGTACAGAGAGCATTCATTAACAAAACAAAGCCCACAAGATAAAAGCTTTAGAAAACACAATAGATAACAAGCAAGCGAACGGATTATACTAACATGACCTGATGAGACGTTAGATACATACATAGGACCATATAAGATATCAGTGTTCCCTACTATAGGTCGAGTATGCAAATTTGATCATCATTCAGGGCCAACCTCGCTCCAACACCAAAGCAAAAGATAACATTCATTTATTATTTGCATGAGATGTTGGAAAGCTGTTGAGTTGCAGTAAAAACATCCATGGTGCAGTTCATTTTGCTGGATTTCTTCTTTTTGAATATGAAGGTTAACCGTACTTTGCCCCTCAAATCAGACTGGCTGGTAATTGGCAAAACACCAGCGTTTATATCATCTGCCAGTACTTGGGAATTTGATGTCAAATTAGCTGAGCTAAGCTTGACGACAACGTCAAACTTCCTGGTGGTTCTCCATCCCACGTTTGCCTTGGGAACGAGGGCCTCCCCAACTTGAGTACCTCGGTAGTACAAGTACATAGTGGTGCTTGGGTACCtgaaattaccaaaatttgTGTTCTTGACACCAAGTTGAGCATTCATGTTGAGATCAAAGGAAGGGCTGGATGGGGTCCCGACAGTGAAGTTGTCGAATGTGGCGGAGACCATGCGAAACCTGGGAGTTGTGATTTTCATGATGGTTTGAGTAAAGAGGACTATGATACCAGTTTGGAATATCACGAAAGCAACAACGTAAAGCAGATACTTGATGCGCTTCTTGCGACGGAGCTCTCCTGAGTAGTCTTCCACTGCTGCCTCCTCAATGTTGCTTCTAGGACGAGTGCTGTTGGCTGGAACCAATGGAGCTGGGGAACGGTTCGCGgccatttttaaaatttttatttatgataCTCCTGATATATATTGTAAAGATTAGGAAATTAATCAATATTGGAGAGATGGAGATTGTTTGAGCAATGGGCAACTGCGCACCCTATAAATAAGTGCCATGCAATACAAGTCTTCTTGGAAGCGAATGGTGTATATTTATGGCATGGATTCCTGGAAGCTCAGTTAGTTGATGAAGGGGAACTAACAAGGGAAGGAGTGATGAAGGCGggttttgaaactttttttacATCTTTAGATGGTTCCATCCGCGTATGACTTATATTCCATAGTTTTTTTTGACTTTATTGTATCTttgatattttttgtttttgcagcGTAAATTTGCCCACAGCCGAGCCCACTAAGAATATTTGGATGCTTCGAGGGTTTAACCATGCAGTACTCTGGATACATCGTAAAAGTGCAGGAATTCTAATTTCCTTCTAAAGCAAGAGATTTGCTGCAGTTGTTGACATTTTCGTTTATCTTTTATACGGGAAACAGCCCGAattagcaattttttttttattttcattaatcTTACTAACATGTTAACGCGATGCCATGATGGCGGACTCGTTGCAAACAGGGGTTGGCAAAATTATCCGCAAACCCGAATATTCGACATATCCGAAAATTAGGATGCTCGATCTGTATTATTTGATCGGGTCAAAAGAGAATTAAGTACCTGCTAAGATGCGGGTGCGGGTGCGAGTTAGGATCACACAATTAAAAATTCGCAAGTATCTGATACGCctcacacatatatatattttatttttatacacctactattataaaataatatttttagaacTAAATAAGCAATTTTATTGtacaaattgcattacaaatatgagagactatagtttatttataagattcatttgtagagaTTATGATATTATATAGAAaagagtttaattaatgtggaacatatatTTAAAAACATGTGCTGCttattttaaacttttattgattttgaattcttttaatatttttcctttttcttgtatCTTCTTTGCATGCTTATTTCTTAGTAGGAAacttttttgagaaaaaaatctttattaaattttagatgaatgtataaaatataaaattaaattagcgtaaattattttttaaaaaattaaatgataagtaGGGCGGAGCGGATACCCAGTTGATCCAATCCTATTTCAGTGGGTACCCTCTGATACGCAGGGCaggtaaaaataaaaaaaaaatgactgaCCTGTAAGGTGCGAATCGGGTCAGCAAAATGATGGACGGGATGGGCACCCAACCCGCGCGCCACC contains:
- the LOC113763872 gene encoding late embryogenesis abundant protein At1g64065-like, encoding MAANRSPAPLVPANSTRPRSNIEEAAVEDYSGELRRKKRIKFRMVSATFDNFTVGTPSSPSFDLNMNAQLGVKNTNFGNFRYPSTTMYLYYRGTQVGEALVPKANVGWRTTRKFDVVVKLSSANLTSNSQVLADDINAGVLPITSQSDLRGKVRLTFIFKKKKSSKMNCTMDVFTATQQLSNISCK